In Syngnathus typhle isolate RoL2023-S1 ecotype Sweden linkage group LG14, RoL_Styp_1.0, whole genome shotgun sequence, one genomic interval encodes:
- the cilp2 gene encoding cartilage intermediate layer protein 1, whose product MSGLKTAAFLLAFLASVALGQGFRRESASVRSSRATPNSFKDTQTTGLTEWTSWFNIDHPGGNGDYERLEAIRFYYRERICSRPTAMEVRTTDWVAAAETGEVVHSSLEKGFWCVNKEQPYGRTCSNYHVRFQCPPEQSYWTEWGEWGPCTTTVCNDVGIQVRQRRCMSTQPMPLLLVPACQGHHSERRECSTPPCTAKWSPWGRWGSCSVTCGGGRKIRKRTCVRTSDTVQCTGRPVETQKCSKTPCPVKCQRVCAEGRPDEDCSRCVCDGHVLHGDVHSVTGVPVAGALVAFTNRPKVIRARTDAKGRFKLKGICSSNVTSLIIRKDKFSPVTVSSSSNSTDLSWVSAVLRSAEKPYIVKHPENKVRYEGGRVLLCCKATGSPTPDKYYWYHNGTLLDKQVYKYHEELLLKDLKPEQAGQYYCKTSSSAGSIKSSPASLTIIAKGAPACNSTPEAHLIRLPLDCVQPGTNSKFYNAGRCPHNKCAGALDFDMRCRDGAGFCCGVQAMESRTIDCGSYILPIRSVSQCSCQKCVQPTVLVRGRVVTADNGEPLRFGHIYIGKERAGTTGYQGGFTIQVPPDTERLVVNFVDPTEKFIDTPKVFILDKKGGSIYHDVRVMRKQAPIDIDAGETNSINLGEIYGEDPIGQLVIPANSFHKDNGELYEGTVKASVTFIDPRNITTASATPGDLNFVDPEGDMLPLRTYGMFSVDFRDESNKEVLGAGAVQVLLDTQHVKMQEHIPKMKLWSLNPDTGVWEEEGDFSSTTTTGGHGRSKREERTFLIGNMEIRERRLFNLDVPENRRCYVKVRAYMSDKFLPVEQLEGVVISLINLEPKPGYSSNPRAWGRFDSVITGHNGACLPAFCDAQRPDAYTAYVTAMMGGEELEAAPSSPKMNPNIIGVSQPYLDKIDYQRSDHEDPALKKTAFRINLAKPNQNNFDESNGPIYPYQNLIACENAPVDANHFRFFRVEKDKYEYNVVPFEETDLTTWTGDYLSWWPNPQEFRACFIKVKVHGQKEVMVRSRNFGGSHPETTGKLYGIRDIRSTRDMREANTSAACVEFKCSGMLFDQAEVDRSLISIIPQGNCRKISTNNLLQEYLIKHPPVAQNNDSHAFTMLAPVDPLGHNYGIYTVTDQNPRVAKEIAIGRCFDGTSDGFSREMKSDSGVALTFSCPERKINRESLFQRLQTNPGQTLSQMARDMREMEGMQMQRSSTQVVAYPSEQQGRTQSRRVVTTSRRTTAVRTQRRQ is encoded by the exons GATTTCGAAGAGAGAGTGCATCAGTCAGGAGCAGCAGAGCAACACCAAACAGTTTTAAAGATACGCAAACGACAG GTCTGACAGAGTGGACCTCGTGGTTTAATATTGACCACCCTGGGGGGAACGGGGATTACGAGCGCCTCGAGGCCATCCGCTTCTACTACCGCGAGAGAATATGCTCGAGGCCAACGGCGATGGAGGTTCGCACAACAGATTGGGTGGCTGCGGCAGAAACGGGAGAAGTGGTCCACTCCAGTCTGGAGAAGGGCTTCTGGTGCGTCAATAAGGAACAACCTTATGGACGCACCTGCTCCAACTACCACGTCCGCTTTCAGTGCCCACCAG AGCAGAGTTATTGGACCGAATGGGGCGAATGGGGGCCGTGCACAACAACCGTTTGCAACGACGTGGGTATCCAGGTCCGCCAGAGGAGATGCATGAGCACGCAGCCAATGCCTTTGCTCTTGGTTCCTGCCTGCCAGGGCCACCATTCAGAGAGGAGGGAGTGCTCCACTCCTCCATGTACAG CAAAGTGGAGTCCATGGGGTCGCTGGGGGTCTTGCTCTGTCACATGCGGCGGGGGTCGGAAGATACGAAAGAGGACTTGCGTGAGGACCTCGGACACAGTACAGTGCACCGGACGCCCCGTTGAAACTCAAAAATGTAGCAAGACTCCTTGTCCAG TCAAATGTCAGCGAGTGTGCGCCGAGGGCCGCCCAGATGAAGACTGCAGTCGCTGCGTGTGTGATGGCCATGTTCTGCACGGCGACGTCCACAGTGTGACGGGGGTCCCTGTGGCGGGGGCCTTGGTGGCATTCACCAACCGTCCCAAAGTGATCCGTGCCCGGACAGACGCCAAAGGCCGCTTCAAATTGAAGGGAATCTGCTCGTCCAATGTGACTTCCCTCATCATCAGGAAGGACAAGTTTTCTCCAGTTACCGTCTCCTCTAGCAGTAACAGCACAGACCTTTCCTGGGTGTCGGCTGTTCTTAGATCAGCTG AGAAGCCTTACATTGTGAAACACCCCGAGAACAAGGTGCGTTACGAGGGCGGCCGCGTGCTGCTGTGTTGCAAGGCAACCGGATCACCAACACCTGATAAATATTACTG GTACCACAATGGCACTCTGCTGGACAAACAGGTGTACAAGTACCACGAGGAACTCCTACTGAAAGATCTAAAGCCAGAACAGGCCGGACAATATTATTGCAAAACCAGCAGCTCTGCAGGCAGCATTAAGTCCTCCCCAGCATCCCTCACTATCATTG CTAAAGGAGCTCCAGCATGCAATTCCACTCCCGAGGCACATCTGATCAGACTGCCGTTGGATTGCGTACAACCCGGGACGAACTCCAAGTTTTACAACGCTGGCCGCTGCCCGCATAACAAATGTGCTGGCGCTCTAGACTTTGATATGCGCTGCAGAGATGGCGCCGGGTTTTGTTGTGGTGTCCAAGCGATGGAAAGTCGGACCATTGACTGTGGGAGCTACATCCTTCCCATCCGGTCCGTATCCCAGTGCAGCTGTCAGAAGTGCGTGCAGCCAACTGTGCTTGTACGAGGTCGAGTGGTCACGGCTGACAATGGTGAGCCGCTGCGATTTGGTCACATCTACATTGGCAAAGAGAGGGCAGGCACCACTGGATACCAGGGAGGCTTCACCATCCAAGTTCCCCCTGACACAGAGAGACTGGTGGTGAATTTTGTTGACCCCACCGAGAAATTCATTGACACTCCAAAGGTGTTCATTTTGGATAAGAAGGGTGGATCAATCTACCATGACGTGAGGGTCATGAGGAAGCAGGCACCGATTGACATCGATGCTGGTGAGACCAATTCTATTAACCTGGGGGAAATATATGGGGAAGATCCGATTGGGCAGTTGGTCATTCCAGCCAATTCCTTCCACAAAGACAACGGAGAGCTTTATGAGGGAACCGTAAAAGCCAGTGTCACTTTCATAGACCCGAGAAACATTACCACAGCTTCTGCCACACCCGGCGATCTCAATTTTGTGGACCCTGAAGGTGACATGCTCCCGTTGAGGACCTATGGCATGTTCTCTGTCGACTTCCGCGACGAGAGCAACAAGGAGGTACTCGGGGCCGGAGCGGTCCAAGTCCTTCTTGACACACAGCATGTAAAGATGCAAGAGCATATTCCCAAAATGAAACTGTGGTCTTTAAATCCCGACACTGGTGTCTGGGAGGAGGAAGGCGACTTCTCTAGTACGACAACTACAGGAGGGCATGGACGGAGCAAGCGTGAGGAGCGTACCTTTCTCATAGGCAACATGGAGATTAGAGAGCGTAGACTCTTCAATTTGGATGTGCCTGAAAACAGACGCTGCTACGTTAAAGTCCGTGCCTACATGAGTGACAAGTTCTTGCCTGTTGAACAGCTGGAAGGCGTCGTGATCAGCTTGATCAACCTTGAACCCAAACCTGGATATTCCTCCAACCCAAGGGCATGGGGGCGCTTTGACAGCGTCATAACTGGCCACAACGGGGCCTGTTTGCCGGCTTTCTGTGACGCCCAGAGGCCTGATGCCTATACCGCCTATGTAACAGCAATGATGGGCGGTGAAGAACTGGAGGCAGCTCCCTCCTCCCCAAAGATGAATCCAAACATCATCGGTGTGTCTCAACCATATCTGGATAAAATAGACTACCAGCGCTCAGACCACGAAGATCCAGCACTGAAGAAAACAGCTTTCCGAATCAATTTGGCAAAGCCCAACCAAAATAATTTTGATGAAAGCAATGGGCCCATATACCCGTATCAGAATTTAATAGCCTGCGAAAATGCACCTGTTGATGCGAATCATTTCAGGTTCTTTCGAGTGGAGAAGGACAAGTATGAATACAATGTTGTACCCTTTGAGGAAACGGATCTGACAACCTGGACCGGGGACTACCTCTCATGGTGGCCCAACCCTCAGGAATTCAGAGCATGTTTTATCAAGGTTAAGGTCCACGGACAAAAGGAAGTGATGGTAAGGTCAAGAAACTTTGGAGGTTCACACCCAGAGACGACAGGCAAACTTTACGGCATCCGAGATATACGCAGTACCCGGGACATGCGAGAGGCCAACACTTCAGCAGCTTGCGTTGAGTTCAAATGCAGCGGCATGTTGTTTGATCAAGCTGAGGTGGATCGATCCCTCATCTCTATCATTCCACAAGGGAACTGTCGCAAGATTTCTACCAACAATCTACTCCAGGAGTACCTCATCAAACACCCCCCAGTTGCGCAAAACAACGACTCCCACGCCTTCACCATGTTAGCCCCCGTGGATCCTCTGGGACATAATTATGGCATATACACAGTCACAGACCAGAATCCCAGGGTTGCCAAAGAAATCGCGATTGGCCGCTGCTTTGATGGTACCTCGGACGGTTTCTCCAGAGAGATGAAATCCGACTCGGGAGTGGCTTTGACTTTCAGCTGTCCAGAGAGGAAAATCAACAGAGAAAGCCTCTTCCAGCGGCTGCAGACCAACCCAGGACAGACACTGTCACAGATGGCGAGGGACATGAGGGAGATGGAAGGCATGCAGATGCAGAGGTCATCCACTCAAGTGGTGGCCTATCCCTCCGAGCAACAGGGCAGGACCCAGAGTCGTAGGGTTGTCACTACAAGCAGGAGGACGACAGCCGTGCGTACACAACGACGCCAATGA
- the si:ch211-212d10.2 gene encoding Rieske domain-containing protein produces MASSPGEGNVAWRHIGATSELVRTKCRLVYSSFGRKSDVCLFYVKGEFFAMDARCAHSGGPLCEGDIEEADGILRVFCPWHDYDFDLRTGKSGTSLKQQVHEVKLEDGDVYVKHASCLSLQPFPVHPKRLDATSAAR; encoded by the exons ATGGCTTCATCCCCCGGAGAGGGGAACGTCGCGTGGAGACACATCGGTGCAACCTCGGAGCTTGTCCGCACAAAATGCCGTCTCGTGTACTCGTCGTTCGGCCGGAAGTCGGACGTGTGCCTCTTTTACGTCAAGGGCGAGTTCTTCGCCATGGATGCCCGCTGCGCACACTCGG GAGGTCCACTGTGTGAGGGGGACATTGAAGAGGCCGATGGAATCCTTCGGGTCTTCTGTCCGTGGCATGACTACGACTTTGACCTCAGGACCGGGAAGTCAGGGACGTCGCTTAAG CAACAAGTACATGAAGTCAAGCTGGAGGACGGTGACGTGTACGTGAAGCACGCAAGCTGTCTCTCCTTGCAGCCGTTTCCTGTCCATCCCAAGAG GTTGGATGCTACATCTGCTGCGAGATGA